TTTTGCAGCAAAGGTAGTGAAGTGCTGCAGGTAATGCGTTCCAGAATAGTGAGGTCATAGTCTAATCTCGAAGGCAGTGGCCTTTACCCCTTATTTTGTGAGTGCTGTTTCAATATCTGTGTAAACTGCAGATTATCGATTTATCTTATCGTCTTCAAACAATTAATGCTCTTTATGGTGACGTTTCAATCAGAGCAATTAAATTAAAGACAGAATGTAAGGACGTTGTGCTTTTGAAATTGTGTCATCTTTAGTTGTGTCATAAACTGTTTCATAATAACTGAATCGTGTCTCTTACAGAACATCTTCCACATGGTCGTTGAAGTACCAAGATGGACAAATGCAAAGATGGAGGTATGAATGAACATGTTGTATTCCATCATCAACAGTTACGCGTTTGTCCAACAAGTTTTTCAAAGTTTTCACTGCTTTTATGACCTGACGTGctcgttctaaacctgcctgtgtggaaggacctgtttgcttggcctgtggcgATGCCTTTTGCGGCTTTTCCTGCCTTGTGTGTCTGCTCCTTTTCAAAAGTAACAGCATAGTTTCTTTTCAGATTGCTACCAAAGAACTCCTTAACCCGATTAAGCAAGATGTGAAGAAGGGCAAGCTGCGATATGTTGCCAACGTTTTCCCACATAGAGGCTACATATGGAACTATGGAGCCATTCCCCAGGTTAGCAAACATTTCTGATCCTGATGTGGTCTGTCCTGCAGTGTTTACATTGaacaacaaacattttatatttgttttgtaatgTTTCAGACATGGGAAGATCCCACACACAAGGACAAAGACACTGACTGCTGTGGCGACAACGACCCCATCGATGTCTGTGAAATCGGCAGCAAGGTAAATCACTGGCTGGTGATTTCGCAGCTTATCGTTGTCATTGCtgtgtaaattaatttaatggAAAAAAGGAAATCTCTTCCAGGTGTGTGCCCGTGGGGAGGTAATGAAAGTGAAGGTGCTCGGGGTCCTGGCCATGATCGATGAGGGCGAGACTGATTGGAAGGTGATTGCGATCAATGTAGAGGACCCCGAAGCCAAAGACTTGAACAGTAAGAtccactatttatttatttaactttttctcGCCCTTTGTCTGTTTGAGAAGTTCTGCATCTGAACACCTGTGGTTTTCCCCGTCCATTTTCAGACATCAGTGACGTCCGGCGCCTGAAACCCGGCTACCTGGAGGCCACAATCGACTGGTTCAGGAGATACAAAGTGCCCGATGGGAAACCAGAGAACCGGTTTGCTTTCAATGACGAGTTCAAAGACAAGGTGTCCATCAGactcatctttttatttatagtttttttcaCGGcgacaaatacattttgatttatcTCTCGCACTTGCCTGCAATGTCAAATTCTAACATTTAATTTGCACTGCTCTGGGAAAATATGGGTTCCTGTACTAGAAGTAATCTGCGGATTTTCATTCATGCATGTCATAGTTAATGTTTAATCTCACTATGAACTAACCAGataatgttgtgtttcaggACTTTGCCATTGAAGTTATCAAGAGCACTCACAACAGCTGGAAGGACCTCATCTCCAAACCGAGCAACGCT
The Platichthys flesus chromosome 12, fPlaFle2.1, whole genome shotgun sequence DNA segment above includes these coding regions:
- the ppa1b gene encoding inorganic pyrophosphatase, with amino-acid sequence MSFTVEERGAPNSLNFRLFYKNAEGKYISPFHDIPMYADESQNIFHMVVEVPRWTNAKMEIATKELLNPIKQDVKKGKLRYVANVFPHRGYIWNYGAIPQTWEDPTHKDKDTDCCGDNDPIDVCEIGSKVCARGEVMKVKVLGVLAMIDEGETDWKVIAINVEDPEAKDLNNISDVRRLKPGYLEATIDWFRRYKVPDGKPENRFAFNDEFKDKDFAIEVIKSTHNSWKDLISKPSNAGELNCKNTCVSEGDSCHCCSADEAKAAVDMYPCGKAECVPSSVDKWFYYEKK